A region of the Mesoterricola sediminis genome:
GAGGAGATCGACAGCGAGCCCTTCAGTTCGGTCTTCTACCGCGACGGGCGGTCCGCGACGCTGGAGGTGGAGGCCCTGGTCGGCAAGGGCTGGTTCCCCTTCCCCAAGAACACGGACGTCCTCGCGGAGCTGATCGCCCTCGCCACCGGCCCGGAGGACCTCGTCCTGGACTTCTTCGCGGGGTCGGGAAGCACGGGCCACGCGGTCTGGAAGCTCAACGCCGGCTCGGGCTCCGCCCGGCGCTTCATCCTCGTCCAGCTCCCGGAGCCCACCGGCCGCGAACCCTACCGCACCATCGCCGACATCACCCGGCGGCGGCTGCGGGAGGCCGCCGCCCAGCTCCGGGCCGGCGGCGCGCGGGGGGACCTCGGCTTCCGCGCCTACCGCCTCGACACCTCCAACCTGCGGGCCTGGAACCCCCGGCCCGACGACCTCGCCGGCACCCTCTTCGAGGCCACCGACAACCTGGTCGAGGGCCGGACCCCGGAGGACCTCCTCGCCGAACTGTTCCTCAAACTGGGCTTCGATCCCGCCACCCCCGTGGCCACCCGGGCCATCGCGGGCCATACCGTCCACAGCGCCGGCGGAGGTCTCCTCATGGCCTGCCTCGACGCCGCCATCGGGGCCGACTACGAGGCCCTCGCCCAGGGCATCGCGGACTGGCGCTCCGAGCTTTCGCCGGCCGGGGAGACCACCCTCGTCTTCCGGGACGGCGCCTTCGCCGACGACGTGGCCAAGACCAACCTGACGGCGATCCTGGCCCAGCGCGGGCTTAGCCACGTGCGGAGCCTGTGACCATGAAGCTGCACTTCGAGCCCGACCTCGACTACCAGCGCACGGCCATCGAGGCCGTGTGCGCCCTGTTCCAGGGGCAGGAGAGGTGCCGCTCCGAGTTCACCGTGACCCGGGATTCCCGCCTGGGGTCCCCGGCCCTGGAGGGCCTCGACGCCACCCTCGGCGTCGGCAACCGGCTCCAGCTGCCGGACGGCGAGATCCACGCCAATCTCCGGGCCGTCCAGCTCCAGAACGGCATCCGCCAGTCCGCCGTCCTGGAATCGGGCGACTTCACCGTCGAGATGGAGACCGGCACCGGCAAGACCTATGTCTACCTGCGCACGATCTTCGAGCTGAACCGCCGCTACGGCTTCACCAAGTTCGTGATCGTCGTCCCTTCCGTCGCCATCAAGGAGGGCGTCTTCAAGTCCCTCCAGATCACCGAGGAGCACTTCCGCGCCCTGTACGCCAACGTGCCTTTCGAGTACTTCGTCTACGACTCGGCCCGCCTGGGTCAGGTGCGCAACTTCGCCACCAGTCCGCACATCCAGGTCATGGTCGTGACCGTCGGCGCGATCAACAAGAAGGAGGTCAACAACCTCTACAAGGACAGCGAGAAGACCGGGGGCGACAAGCCCATCGACCTCATCCGCGCCACCAGCCCCGTCCTCATCGTGGATGAGCCCCAGAGCGTCGACGGCGGGCTGAAGGGGGAGGGCCGGAAGGCCCTCGCCGCCATGAACCCCCTCTGCACCCTCCGCTACTCCGCCACCCACGCGGAGAAGCACCACATGGTCTACCGCCTGGACGCGGTCGACGCCTACGAGCGGCGCCTCGTCAAGCAGATCGAGGTGGCCTCGGGCATGGTGGAGGGCGATCACAACACCCCCTACGCGCGCATCCTCGAGGTCGGCTCCCGGAAGGGCGCCGTCTGGGCCGTGGCGGAACTGGACGTGGACCAGCGCGGCTCCGTCTCGAGGAAGCCCGTGCGCGTCGAGGACGGCGACGACCTGGAGCGGGTCACGGGCCGGGCCGTGTACCGGGACTGCCGCGTTGGCGAGATCCGCGCCGGGAAGGGCCGGGAGGCCGTCGAGATCCGCAGGCCGGGCTCCGAGCGCTGGCTGCGGCCCGGGGAGGCCATGGGCGGGGCCGCCGCCGGGGCCGTCCAGCGGCAGATGATCCGGCGCACCATCCGGGAGCACCTGGACAAGGAGCTGCGGCTCCGCCCCCTGGGCATCAAGGTGCTCAGCCTCTTCTTCATCGACCAGGTGGCCCGCTACCGCGAGGCCGGGCCCGACGGCGCGCCCGTGAAGGGGGAGTACGCCCGGATCTTCGAGGAGGAGTTCCGCAGCGCCATCCAACTGCCCGAGTACGCCCCCCTCCTCGGCGGGGAGGACCCCGCCGCCCTCGCCGCCGCGGTCCACGAAGGCTACTTTTCCGTCGACAAGCGGGGCGCCTGGTCCGACACGGGGGAGAGCAACGCGACCGACCGGGAGAACGCCGCCCGGGCCTACAACCTCATCATGCGGGACAAGGAGCGCCTCCTCAGCTTCGAGACGCCCCTGCGGTTCATCTTCAGCCACTCGGCCCTCCGGGAAGGCTGGGACAACCCCAACGTCTTCCAGATCTGCGCCCTCCGGGACATGGGGACCGAGCGGGAGCGGCGCCAGACCCTCGGCCGGGGCCTCCGCCTGTGCGTCAACCAGGACGGCGAGCGCGTCCGGGACCGGCACGTGAACATCCTCACCATCATCGCCCTGGAGAGCTACCAGGCCTTCGCCGAGAACCTCCAGAAGGAGATCGAGGCGGACACCGGGATCCGCTTCGGGGTGGTGGAGCCCCACCAGTTCTCCGCCCTCCCCGTCCCCGCCCCGGGCGGCGGCTCCGCGCCCCTGGGCGAGGCCGGCTCCCGGGCGCTGTGGGAGCACCTCCGCGCGCAGGGCTGGGTCGACGCGGAGGGGAAGGTCCAGGACGCGCTCCGCCAGGCCCTCCGCGAAGGCACCTTCGCCCTCCCCGGGGACTGCCCCGCCCCGCCGGCCCTGGTGGCCGACCTGCTCCGCAAGACGGCCGGCAGGCTCACCCTCCGGAACGCCGACGAGCGGCGGACGGTCCGCACCCGGGAGGCCGTCCTGCACGGCGCCGACTTCCGGGAGCTGTGGGAGCGGATCAAGCACAAGACCACGTACCGGGTGGCCTTCGACAACCAGGGCCTCCTCGAGGCCTGCGCCGCCGCGCTCGCCGCGGCGCCGCCCATTCCCCGCACCCGCCTCACCTGGCACCGCGCCAGCCTCGCCATCGGCAAGGGCGGCGTCGACGCCGCGGGCGCCTCGACCTCCGGCCCCCTGGCCCTGGCGGAGGAGGACGTGGAGCTGCCCGACATCCTCACCGAGCTCCAGGACCGCACCCAGCTCACCCGGCGCAGCCTGGCGCGCATCCTCGTGGACAGCGGCCGCCTCGAGGACTTCCGCCGCAACCCCCAGGCCTTCATCGAGACCGCCGCCGACGCGATCGGCTCCTGCAAGCGCCTCGCCCTGGTCCAGGGCATCCGCTACCGGAAGCTGGGGGACCAGGCCTTCTACGCGCAGGAGCTCTTCGAGCAGGAGGAGCTCACCGGCTACATGAAGCACATGGTCGAGGCCCGGAAGAGCGTGCACGAGTACGTCGTCTACGACTCCGCGGGGGTGGAGCGGACCTTCGCCAAGGACCTCGAGCGGAACGAGGCGGTCAAGGTCTACGCCAAGCTCCCCTCCTGGTTCCGGGTGAACACGCCCCTGGGCACCTACAACCCGGACTGGGCCGTGCTCGTCGAGCAGGACGGCGGGGAGCGCCTCTACCTGGTGGTGGAGACCAAGGGCAGCCTGGACCCGGGCGACCTCCGCCCCGCCGAGGCGGCCAGGATCGCCTGCGGGCGCGCCCACTTCGAGGCCATCTCCGGGGAGGGCGGCGGGGCCCGCTACCTCGTGGCCCGGACGGCCGGGGACCTCTTCCAGGAGCCCTGACCCGCCGGTACGCGGGAAGGCCCGCCCCCGGCGGGGGCGGGCCTCCGGAGCGGGAGCGCCTACCGCGCGCGGGGCGGCGCGTTCTTCACATGGGCGTCGAACCACTTCACCATTTCGGCCACGAGGTGCTCGTTGGACTCGAGGGCGGTGTACCAGTGCGGCTCGAAGGGCAGCATGACGAGGCGGGTGACGCCGCCGTTGCCGCGGATCGCCTCGAAGAGCTTCACGGCCTGGAGGGGCGTCGTGCCCGGGTTGGCGTCGTCGGCCCCGTGGACGATGAGCAGGGGGGACTTGATCCGGTCCGCGAAGAAGAACGTGGACACCTGGCGGTAGACCTCGGGCGCCTCCCACACGCTGCGGCGCTCGTTCTGGAAGCCGAAGGGGGTGAGGGTCTTGTTGTAGGAGCCGCTGGTGGCCACGCCGGCCCGGAAGAGGCTGCTGTGGGCCAGGAGGTTGGCCGTCATGAGGGCGCCGTGGCTGTGGCCGGTGACGCCGATGCGGTCCGGATCGGCCACGCCGAGGCGCACCGCCTCGTCCACGGCGGCCTTGGCGTCGGCGACGAGCTGCTCGAGGTAGGTGTCGTAGGCCTTGCGCGGATCCCCGATGATGGGGAACGAGGCGTTGTCGATGATGGCGTAGCCCGCCAGCAGGAGCAGCCGGTAGTCCCGGAGCCGGGTGAAGGAGGCCTGGGAGCCCGTCACCTGCCCGGCCTTGGAGGGATCCGCGAAGTCCTGGGGATAGGCGTAGAGGATGGTGGGGACGCGGGTCCCTTCCTTGTACCCGGGCGGGGTGAAGAGGGTGAAGGAGAGGTCCAGGCCGTCGGCGCGCTTGTACTTCACGAGCCGCTTCTCGATCTGCCGCACGGCGGGGGAGGGGTCCGGAATGTGGGTGAGGGCCCGGGTGGTGGAGGCGAACACCGCCTCGCCCGCGGGGGCGCCGGTGCGGGCGCCCAGGGTGCGCACGTGGGCGTTGGGCGCGTCCTTGGCGGAC
Encoded here:
- a CDS encoding type III restriction-modification system endonuclease is translated as MKLHFEPDLDYQRTAIEAVCALFQGQERCRSEFTVTRDSRLGSPALEGLDATLGVGNRLQLPDGEIHANLRAVQLQNGIRQSAVLESGDFTVEMETGTGKTYVYLRTIFELNRRYGFTKFVIVVPSVAIKEGVFKSLQITEEHFRALYANVPFEYFVYDSARLGQVRNFATSPHIQVMVVTVGAINKKEVNNLYKDSEKTGGDKPIDLIRATSPVLIVDEPQSVDGGLKGEGRKALAAMNPLCTLRYSATHAEKHHMVYRLDAVDAYERRLVKQIEVASGMVEGDHNTPYARILEVGSRKGAVWAVAELDVDQRGSVSRKPVRVEDGDDLERVTGRAVYRDCRVGEIRAGKGREAVEIRRPGSERWLRPGEAMGGAAAGAVQRQMIRRTIREHLDKELRLRPLGIKVLSLFFIDQVARYREAGPDGAPVKGEYARIFEEEFRSAIQLPEYAPLLGGEDPAALAAAVHEGYFSVDKRGAWSDTGESNATDRENAARAYNLIMRDKERLLSFETPLRFIFSHSALREGWDNPNVFQICALRDMGTERERRQTLGRGLRLCVNQDGERVRDRHVNILTIIALESYQAFAENLQKEIEADTGIRFGVVEPHQFSALPVPAPGGGSAPLGEAGSRALWEHLRAQGWVDAEGKVQDALRQALREGTFALPGDCPAPPALVADLLRKTAGRLTLRNADERRTVRTREAVLHGADFRELWERIKHKTTYRVAFDNQGLLEACAAALAAAPPIPRTRLTWHRASLAIGKGGVDAAGASTSGPLALAEEDVELPDILTELQDRTQLTRRSLARILVDSGRLEDFRRNPQAFIETAADAIGSCKRLALVQGIRYRKLGDQAFYAQELFEQEELTGYMKHMVEARKSVHEYVVYDSAGVERTFAKDLERNEAVKVYAKLPSWFRVNTPLGTYNPDWAVLVEQDGGERLYLVVETKGSLDPGDLRPAEAARIACGRAHFEAISGEGGGARYLVARTAGDLFQEP